AGTTTCActttcagttccttttttttttttttttaattttttttattgttgttgttgttactctTTTCTTTGTACGCGAGCTTTTTATCCGCTACAGATTTTCCTGCGATAGGAAAGGTTGGAGGACCTTATGGATAgagaatttacaaaaatattgcCCCTTTCGTGTtgggattatttttcttctttgtactgtGTAGCTGTTTCTGGAGGCATCTGTCTCCTCagtcctttgtttttttctatccTCTGGCTGGGTGTCAGGGTCCTAAGGCAGGCACCTTCTAGATGGATTCCTCCCCCATTGTGTTTTCTCCTTCGGAATCCTGAgctttgagttttttctcttttttgctgaggctcaGTGGATATGGAGTTGTCATAGCAACATTTTAGCAACTGTGTTGCACTACCGGAAGGCttgatgaataaaatagaggAGGTTTGGATATGACATACTTGGGCTTTAGGACCTCTAACAGATGCTGTAAATCTGGACACCCCTAAACAAGAACCCTGTCAATGGAATGCTACCTAAGGGCCAAGTCTGggtttttatttaccttttttttttttgagaggggtggtggtgctgaggattgaacccaggggtattttaccactgacctacatccccagcctttttattttatttatttatttgggggcaaGGTCTAAGTTGCTTCTGGCCTCACTATGTTaatgagactggccttgaatttggtgATCTTCCTCAACCTTCGCAATGAGTTGCTGGGAATGCACCACCACCTGgctatcccagtcctttttgttatttatattagacagaatcttgctaaattgctgagactggccttcaacGTGttttcctcctgccccagcctcaccaatggctgggattacgggtgagcaccaccatgcctggcccatgtctaggttggtttgttttttggtactaaggggcacttaatcactgagctacatccccaggcctttttaatttttaatttggagatagggtctcactaagctgcttagggccgctgctaagttgttgaggctgactttgaactcttcatcttcttgcctcagcctccccagccagtgggattacaggcctgtgccaccatacTGGGTTTTGTAGTTAGGGATGGTTTTCAAAGGGCAGTGGCTTCAGGTTTTACTTCCTAAATTTGAAGTTTCTTGCTATCTAGTCTGTCTGCGAGTTGTGAAGTATCAGTGTCCATGactctgtgtgttttatttatttattttatttcttatttcttgtactggtgattaaacccagggacactttaccactgagctatgtctctagccctttaaaattttaattttgagattttaaattttaattttgagtctcacttagttgcttagggcctcactaatttgctgaggctggcctcaaacttgtgatcttcctgtctcagcctcctgagttgctgggattacaggcatgctccactgggTCTGGAgatcctggttttttttttttttatagtgattGTCTAAACATGGCCCTTCCTAATCCCCATGAAGCTGCTGTTATGGCAGATCTTTATAGCTTTATTAGTAATCCATAATACCTTTACTAAGAATCCATTCAAATATATGTTTTCCAGAATAATTATCCCCTCTCCACCAGGTGCTGGAGTGATAATAGAGGGATGAGGAACACAATTTGTAGAGTTATTTTTTCCAATCACTACAGTTCAGTCCTCAGCTTCAGAATGGGGGAAGTCAGTTGTCCCTTGcagatgattgggttattttcttGGCTTTGTCTTTGAGGATCTAGAACTAGGCAAGCTGTTCAGTTTCCCGGACTCACTGTGAACTTCATGATATCTACCAGGACTTAGCACTCAGGGAGATACGAAGACCTTCAAAAAGGGACCAGCTCCTCGGATGTACTCCCTCACAGAGAGATGAAGGGGTGAGTGAAGAAGAGGTAGGGTCTGATATGAGAGAGATGCAAAATGTCTAAGAGTACTGTCTCTGGAGGTCAGCCTGACCTGGATTCAAGTCCCAGCTCCATCTCCTACCAGCTGTGTgattcagtttccccatctataaaatggaagtaATGGTACCTACCTCATAGTGCTCTTATTAGTATTAAATAAGCTCATGCATGTTAAGTGCTTAGCTTAGGAACTGTACATAGTAAACACTTAGACTAACTTGTATTCTAACCTAACCCATCTATTGGTAATACCAGTGAGTTTGGGAGTCATATGTTACTGTGCCAGTGAGCTTCTCATTCACTTCTTCCCTTTGTCCTTTCACCACAATCAGGCAGCAGAAAACAGCTGAAACAGAAGAGGGGACAGTGCAGATTCAGGAAGGTGAGTGTTACAACTAGGACCAAGACCAAGGTCATAGACTTTCTCCATCCCCCACTAGCCTATCTTCTGTatatcttcttcctttcttttcttaaaaaaaaaaaaaaaattttgtagttgttaatggacctttattttattcattcatttatattcggtgctgagaattgtacccaatacctcacacatgctaggcaagtgctctaccactgagccacaatcttctATCTTCTTTCTTCTTAAGGACATTCAAGTAGAACAGAGGGAGAAAGGCAGTTAACTCACAgactttccttcattcttttaattCAGGTGCAGTGGCTACAGGGGAGGACCCAACCAGTGTGGCTATCGCTAGCATCCAGTCAGCTGCCACCTTCCCTGACCCCAACGTCAAGTACGTCTTCCGAACTGAGAATGGGGGCCAGGTAAGGGAGGGGGCCAGGTGGCTGCAGGTGTTACCTGGGGTTGGGGTTGAGGGAGGTAATCAAACATCTTGGGGAGACGTGACTTGGAGGAGGAGGTGAAAATGTAGACTCTTGGGGGTGGTGGTGATAAAAGGTCTAGAGGAGAAATTATTATAGGAAAGGGGAATGATGAAACCTCAGtatagagaaagaagagaggacaGCTGAATCTATGTCTctgaagggtttttgttttggggcttTGTCCAAGGGAAGCTTTATGAAGGATCCTGAGATTCCAAGTGCTTATTCTTCTGTCTTCCCTTCCTacccttcccccttcctctctgcttctagGTGATGTACAGGGTGATCCAGGTGTCTGAGGGGCAGCTGGATGGCCAGACTGAGGGCACTGGAGCCATTAGTGGCTACCCTGCCACCCAATCCATGACCCAGGTACAcggggatgggctggggatgggctaaATCTCTGAGTAATAAGAGGAAGAAGGGAACTAATAGATTGGAGGTGAAACCAGGAACAGTGAGACATCTCAGACTGCTTTGACTGAAGGCACTAGGCTTTCCCTTTCTAGATGTTTCGCCTTCCCTCTTCAAGGGATAAAGCTACAGAGTGGTATAGGGGGAAGAAATATCTGATTGTCACTGGACTCTGTTCTTTTGCTCCCCTTTCCAGGCGGTGATCCAGGGTGCTTTCACGAGTGATGATGCAGTTGATACAGAGGGGACAGCTGCCGAGACACATTATACTTACTTTCCCAGCACTGCCGTGGGTGATGGGGCAGGGGGCACCACATCGGGGAGTACAGCTGCTGTCGTTACTACCCAGGGCTCAGAGGCACTACTGGGGCAGGCAACCCCTCCCGGCACTGGTGAGATATTGCATGAGGATGCTAGATGGCAGGGCCAGGAAGGGCTGGGGGACATGGCTGGGGCAGTGGACCTTTATTCATAACCCTTAGTAAAGACTAAGACCTGGCCAGACAGAGAATTTGGGGCTGATCTGCTAGCAGGAAGGAGCATGTTCTTTTCAGAGAAGGGTCCCAGGGCCTTGTTGAACTTTCTAGTTCCAAGTCCTGGCAGAACCTGCCCCGCATCTTCACAGGTCAATTCTTTGTGATGATGTCACCACAAGAAGTATTACAGGGAGGAAGCCAGCGCTCAATTGCCCCCAGGACCCACCCTTATTCCCCGTGAGTGACCCATTTCTTCTCAGTTACCATGAATAGTCTTAATACCCACTGTAATTTGTATAAGTCCTTACCCCAAActcaaatcttatttttaaatttcttttgtcctTCCCTCACTCTGATCATCCTGCTCTGTTGTCAGGAAATCAGAAGCTCCCCGGACAACCCGGGATGAGAAACGCAGAGCTCAGCATAATGAAGGTAGGTGCTGTGTTCCAGATGTGAAGCCAGGAACTTGTCTAATTGGGCTAGGGACTTGCAAGGAAAGAAGGAATCAGTGCAAGTGCCAGAGTCCTGGGGCAACCCAGCAGACCTCTGTTATGCACTATAAACAAGTACAAGGGGCAGGTCCCCTAGTTTAGTATGTCTGATGCTATCTGAGGGGAGGAAGGGTTGGTCATTTTATCCTGGGGCTTGTGAGTGTTCACTGAGTCACTGTGTCCTCCACTTTGACCCACAGTGGAGCGCCGCCGCCGAGACAAGATCAACAACTGGATTGTGCAGCTGTCCAAGATCATCCCAGACTGCTCTATGGAGAGCACCAAGTCTGGCCAGGTCATGGAAGGACCCTGGTAGTGGATGGGAGGCCTGAATTCTGTCTCCTGGTATTATTTCCAGAAATAGTAGAGTGTGGGGCATACACTTTTCATTCACTCTTCATATCTTTCTCTAAGGTCCCTACATCCATGGGAGATGCTATATCACCATCCTGAGGGGAAAATAAAGTCCAAAGTGTGAATGTTGTTTTGGAAAGCATAATGCTAGATGTCTTAAATCCTAAGTCCTCATTTTGTTGACTTTGTCTTGCAGAGTAAAGGTGGAATTCTATCCAAAGCCTGTGATTATATCCAGGAGCTTCGGCAGAGTAACCACAGGTTGTCTGAAGAATTGCAGGGGTTAGATCAACTGCAGCTGGACAATGATGTACTTCGACAGCAGGTCAGACTCCTAATCCCAGTATTACCCACTAGGCCCCTATAGCCCACTGACCCAGTTTGGGACTCTGTACTTAATTCTCCATTGACAGCACTTCACATTTTCCTCCTCACCAGTGGATGTCTAATTTCAGGGGCTTGGTAGTGTCAACTTTTCTACCCATTTCCTTGACTGCCTTCTTTCCATGTTAGGTGGAAGACCTTAAAAACAAGAATCTGCTGCTACGAGCTCAATTGCGGCACCACGGATTAGAGGTCGTCATCAAGAATGACAGCAACTAACTATGGGGATTCAGGGGCTTTGGGCCCAAGAACTGCAGATAGCCCAGGAGCGACAGGCTTATCCCGTGTCCCTTTCCTTCACTGCCCACTTCTGGCATGGGACTCTGGGGAGTTCAAAAGGCGTGTCTTTGAACTGAGGGCCTGTGGTATGGCAGCCTGCAGTAGTGTGAAACACACATTGTGAACATGCACTGACAGCCTTGCCTACCCCTACCATGCAGCCCCTGGGTCCTCATGCTCCTCTTGCACAATGCATGTGCTGTCTCCAAGCTGGATACTGGACATACTAAACTGGGGGGCTTGCCCTGTGCTTAGAGTACTCAGCAGAGGGTCTGCTGACAAGTGATACTCTGGCTTGCCCCAGGACTCTGGCACTTCCGTTGGTTCTTCCTTTCCCCGGAACTGAGGTTCTAGATGTGGACCTGCCACTCTGGGGAACAGACTTAATGAAGAAATGGGGAAGGTTGCTTAGCAGTGTCTACTGTCCCACAAAGAAACTGGCCAACAAGCAGCTAAGGCCTGTGTAGAAGTCTCTGAAGCCAGGGAGAATAACAGGCAGGGGCCCACTTGGGGTCTTTCCCCTTGTGGGGGtgttccccccccttttttaagataaaattgttCGGAGCCACAGttgtctcttttttctccttttgtgggCCCCAAATCAAAAGGGAGGGGGCACATTACCCTTTGACCAATAAGGGCTGTGCCAACTTTAGGGTGGGGTGCCATTCCTATACTCATTACCCTGAGTTGTGTTACCTGTGCCAGATCGGGTGTTGTTTCCGGCTCACCCTGGCAATAGCAGATTTCTCCTGTGGGATGTTGAGAGGCACCACGAACAGGTGCTGTGGGGACTGTGCGGGAGGCGGTGCCTTGCTTCCGGTTCCGGTCTGGGCtctgggaggaagggagagatgcTGCCCACGGCGAGGGGGCGGGCTGGGGCCACATTCCTGCAACTGGTAATCGCTGTCCGCACCATGGCTGGAGGTACCTGTGAGGGAGCCTGGGATGTCCAGTTCTATCTGTGGCCCTTGGGAGTGTGTGAGGCCCCCAGGGTGGAGGTGTATGTGGAGGGAGAAGTGAAGGGGCACCAGAGAGGTTAGGGTGCTGCTAGGGGAGGGGGTATTGAGGCACCCATTCTTCATAGTCCTCCTCTGAAGGTGCGTGTGCCCTCTTCTTCAGCGTCCACGGTCTCGGTCTCGCTTCCTGAACTCCGGTCACTCCTAACATCAGGCCGGGCCCGGCTCTTCGATGTGAGATCTCGGGAGGAGGCTGCAGCGGGAACCATCCCAGGGGCAGTCAACATCCCGGGTATGGGATTGGAGGAGACAGCCCAGAAGGGTCTTAGCTAGTGGGATCTCAGAATGGCGTGGGGAAGGCAAAATACAGAGGCGGGGTGAGGGGAATCCTACATTTCCCTAAGCTGCCCTCAGCTTCCCACAGAGAAGGGCTGATTGGAGGCGGATCCTGGCAGTGGAACTGGCCTATCCAGTTTGAGGGGAGAGCAGAGGGTAAGGAGAGGGGCAAACCAGCTTCTATATGCTTGACCTCCCTGAAGCTAGATGCCTAAGTCTACCTGCTCCTCCtggctgcacacacacacacacacacacacacacccaggatTCAGGAAGTGACTCTCACTCACAGGTCATTTGGCAAATTTCCTTAAGGGTAAGCTGTTTCTTGACTTTGACAGGGTGGGAGGTGGCCACCATATATTGGTTTGGGGCCTGGAGATTTTGTTCCATCACCAGCTCTTCTTGCCTGATTTCTGACCCTGAGAATCAAGACTTGCTTTCCATTTATTCTCTGGACTCCTCTCCCAGTGTCCGAGTTGGAAAGTGCCCTGCAGATGGAGCCAGCTGTATTCAAAGCATTGTACCGCACTGAGAAGCCAAAGCAAGAAGATGAGAATCTTGTTTTTTTCTGTCAAATGGGAAAACGGGGCTTCCAGGCCACACAGCTGGCCCGGCGCCTTGGATACACAGGGTATGGGCATGGGCAACGTGTGGCTTGCTAGCTGGGAAGTGATTGGGGACTGCCTATTGGGCCTGTCCTTCCCTTACCCCTCTTTGTTTCCACAGGGCTCGAAACTATGCTGGGGCCTATAAGGAATGGTTGGAGAAAGAGGGTTAGGCAGAACCCTTATCTCTCCCTCCCACCTTAACAAAGGGTGATGAAGGAGATGACTTGCTGGGCTAGGCAACTCCTTTTAGTGCTTTGCACACAGAAACAttaataaagaacattttatcaAGTATTGGAAGTACTTAATTTGTTAGGCAGGCAGAAAATGGgtctggctgggtgtggtggtacatgcctgtaataccaactacttgagaggctaaggcaggagaactgcaaattcaaagccagtaggcaatttattgagatcctgtggtttgaaagaaagaaagagtgactgggttcaatccccagtacagtatggcaaaaaagaaagaaaatggttctAATATTAATCTACACCTCAATTCAGTGCTGGATCATTTATCTTTCCAGCATTTATTTACCTGGCCTTACCCCCAAATTCTAGCAGTTGCCTGGGTAACTATAATTCTCCTTCTAGAACAGTTGTTTTTAGGGTGTACATGGcctagaaacttaaaaaaaaaaaagcttggtcTGGGGGTAATGTCTTGTGCCTATGTCCCATCCTATCAGAAACCTGAGACAGTAGGACTATTTGAGCCCAGCAGGGCCACCCTGAACAACAGAGCAAGacctcatctaaaaaaaaaaaaaaaaaaaggccggatgtggtggctcatgcctgtaatcccagtagacggctgcttgggagactgagataggaggatcaccagttatttgaagtcagccttagcaaaacgaggccctaagcaactcagtgagaccctgtctctaaataaaaaataaaaatagggctggggatgtggctcagtggttgagtgcccctgagttcattcctggTATCCCCCTCCCACCCAAAATAAAATTGGGCCCAACCCCAGATTATGTTGGTGGGGTGGGACCTGGgcatttgtggatttttttttttttttttagctcctcTGATGAATCTAATATGCAGTAAGAAACTAGTTATCACTGCTCTTTATACCAGAGGTCCACAAACTAATAACTCCAGCTATCCATATTGCTGTGATCATTCCTTTTTGAATTGTTTATGGCTACTTTTGTGCAAAACCGGCAGAATAATGACAGAAACTGTATATCCTTCAAAGCCTAAAATTTTTACTCTTAAGCCCTTTATAGGAAAAGTTTGCCTACTATTGCTCGTGAGCCCCAACATCACTTTCTTCAGACTTTGTTTTAGAGTTCAGGAAATGAAAAGCAATTCCAGGCCTTTGGGTAAAAGAGAATTGATGATACCCTTTATCCCTATATTTATGTGTCATATACGTGTTACAGATATGAGGAGCCCTTCCTTTGCCACCCCAAACAATTCCCTGATTTTTGTCAACGCTGTTCTGATTCCAACTAAATTTTGCTAAATTTagttgattaaaaaacaaacaaacaaacaaacaaaaaacctgaaatGGCAAATACTTACTGAAACTAAATTCAACACAATGCAGCAAGCATCTAACTTCCCTTTAATATGGTGCATATACTTTGATGCATATCTTTTGAggcttttttggttttgttttggtactggggattgaacctaagggtactttaccactgcaTTCCATCtgcagtccttttatttatttttaattttgagacaggattttgctaagtggctttgaacttgcaaccctcctgcctcagcttcctgagtagctgggatcacaggcatgtgcctctgtgcctggctccttgAGACCTTTCAATGGcagagtttttttccccctaagtttgattttttaaaattttattcttttatctgtgGAAGAGAAGGTTGGGCCAGAGGTGgattcaattttctgttttttcaagTTTCTGAGAAAATTCCTTCCTACATTTCTtacattctttgcttttttttttttttttttctcaccttcttttcctcttcccttctgctTTCTGGATTATTGCCAGCCCTCCTACATCTTTTCTCTCACCGTCCACATTATAAAATCCTCATTCATCTGGACTCCCCAACTTCTCGGCCTCAGAGCTATCCTACTTTCTCCCTGAGCTAATCTGAGTTTAGCCAGACATTGTTGGGTCAGAAGTTAAAGTTGAAAGGGCAAATTGTGTCATTTATTCTTTCCTCAAATAACCAAATCCCTTTGGGAAGTTTCTCCTGTGGTCCAATTCCCTCTCTGAGTCATAactattcttgtttcttttttcccctccctcaaTCTTTGTGATAGATTATAGCATTTCCTCATTACTGTTATTACTGAGGCATAATTTATCTATAATAAAATGCACAGTTCTTAAGTGTTTAATTCATTGAGTTTGGGGTATGCTCCCTTGTAACCATTTCCCTAAAtaagatttatttactttttaatatttattttagttgtagttgggcacaatacctttattttaattattttatatgtgtgctgacgattgaacccagggcctcgaatgtgcaaggcaagcactctaccactgagccaccacccagcccaCCCCTAAATAAGATTTAGAACACAGAAATCCCCAGGTTTTTTCCAGGTGCCCCTTCcaatctctccctttctctctttttaagcAACCACTTTCTATCACTATAGATGAATTTTCTAGCACCCTTCCTGGCCTGCCAACATCTATCTTTTGCTTCTTTCTGTTTTATAGTTCAAAGTTAGAATCCTAGAAGTAAAGTGATCTGGCTTACTATATAACCATGCCCTCTGGTTTGATCATTGTTAAAAGAacattcctctttctccctcattAACTGTTTGGTTAATAACCCTAACAGGCAGTTCCAGGCCATTACCTTTAaagttctctttccctttcctcatAACTACCTGTTTCAGCAGGTGAAGCTCCAGCATTAGGGCTCACCAGCTACATGCACTTAGCTTGCCTTCTTCTGCCTTCCTTTTCATACTAAATTGGACTTCCTCTTTCATCCTACTTTATACCAGGTTTGTGTTTACCATATGCATGTGTCATAATGTGTTCATCATAtgtgttatactttttttttttttgagtactgagaattgaactgggtgcactactgctgagcttCATCTTcagtctcttttttttattttgagacagagtcttgctaaattgcccagactggccccaaacttgaaatcccccttcctcagcctcacaagtaactggaattacaggtgtgcgccactgtgccaaACTTTACAttactatatttttgtttgtttgtttgtttcccctcCTAATTGGCTAGGCACTTCAAAAGTAGGGACTGGCTTTCATTTTCTTACCTCGGTGAATGTGAGTTTTCAGTAGGTGTTTGTTGAGCTTTATTAGCTTTTGACCTTCAGAACTTTCTAATTTCAGCCTTTTTGAAGCATCACTGCATAGCCaatcttaaaataacatttttatcttATCAGTCAGAGTTGATAATATACAATAGGTCTTCTTTGCCTAGTGACTGGAGCACGTGTCTCAGCCTGGCCTTTTGAGCAATCTGTAGTCTAGATCTGGCATCAACCTTCATTTTCAAAGTAGCCTTCCAGTACTCGCTCTCATCAGGAttccgaccccccccccccagtactggggtttgaattcaGTGACACTCtatattgagctatatccctagcccttttgatttttatttccactcagggtcttgctaaattgtccaggctgtcctcaaacttggctGTCCGTCTTCCCCAGTAggcgggattacaggtgtgaatcaCTACACTGGTTCAGGTGATttctaggggtgtgtgtgtgtgtgtgtgtgtgtgtgtgttgctggggattaaatcaagAGCTTCAGGAATCTTTTTGTCCTTAAGTAGACCTTCTTCCTTTCTAGATCAGACCTTCGCTCATCATTTCTGCTGTTTGGGAAACTTCCAGTCTTTTGTAACCTCTGAATTTCACAAGAATTAGAAGAATGTATTTGGCAGGAGATTTGCTGGTCTCATCAAGAGGGCTTTTAAACTcaaggagaagggagaaaaatagcagataaaattatataactgGATTCCATGAAGAACACAAGATGCAGAATAGTAGACAAAGCACATACCTCTATTGTAGCATTTATCACACtatattaataatttacattCTCCTCTAGACTGAGTTCTTTGAGCAGAGgggttgtttattttattgttatggcCAACAATGAAACCAAAACCTCTCACATAGGAGATACTTAGTAGATGAATTTTCAGGGAGGCATTTAGTAATTCCCAGGGGAAAATGTGAGGTGAAAAGTTGGAAACGGTACTCATGAATGCCAGGATGTTACTATGGAAAGAGTAAAGATTCTGAGAGAGTTCTGAGTTCTAGTTCTGGCTTAGCCCAACTGAGGTGACTTTAAGATACTTTTAACTATTTCAACTCTCActattctcatttgtaaaatggaactTGTAAGGCTTTGCTGGATGTTGTGGTGTATGCCTGttagctacttgggaggaggatcccaagtttgaggtcagcctcagcaactttatgagatccttagc
This sequence is a window from Marmota flaviventris isolate mMarFla1 chromosome 10, mMarFla1.hap1, whole genome shotgun sequence. Protein-coding genes within it:
- the Usf1 gene encoding upstream stimulatory factor 1 isoform X1, with the translated sequence MKGQQKTAETEEGTVQIQEGAVATGEDPTSVAIASIQSAATFPDPNVKYVFRTENGGQVMYRVIQVSEGQLDGQTEGTGAISGYPATQSMTQAVIQGAFTSDDAVDTEGTAAETHYTYFPSTAVGDGAGGTTSGSTAAVVTTQGSEALLGQATPPGTGQFFVMMSPQEVLQGGSQRSIAPRTHPYSPKSEAPRTTRDEKRRAQHNEVERRRRDKINNWIVQLSKIIPDCSMESTKSGQSKGGILSKACDYIQELRQSNHRLSEELQGLDQLQLDNDVLRQQVEDLKNKNLLLRAQLRHHGLEVVIKNDSN
- the Usf1 gene encoding upstream stimulatory factor 1 isoform X2, giving the protein MYRVIQVSEGQLDGQTEGTGAISGYPATQSMTQAVIQGAFTSDDAVDTEGTAAETHYTYFPSTAVGDGAGGTTSGSTAAVVTTQGSEALLGQATPPGTGQFFVMMSPQEVLQGGSQRSIAPRTHPYSPKSEAPRTTRDEKRRAQHNEVERRRRDKINNWIVQLSKIIPDCSMESTKSGQSKGGILSKACDYIQELRQSNHRLSEELQGLDQLQLDNDVLRQQVEDLKNKNLLLRAQLRHHGLEVVIKNDSN
- the Tstd1 gene encoding thiosulfate:glutathione sulfurtransferase, with amino-acid sequence MSSSICGPWECGAARGGGIEAPILHSPPLKVRVPSSSASTVSVSLPELRSLLTSGRARLFDVRSREEAAAGTIPGAVNIPVSELESALQMEPAVFKALYRTEKPKQEDENLVFFCQMGKRGFQATQLARRLGYTGARNYAGAYKEWLEKEG